In Myxococcales bacterium, a single genomic region encodes these proteins:
- a CDS encoding YbaK/EbsC family protein, with translation MSINRRLQWYLDSHHIEYDVLPHGHTNSMSESARAAHVPRGLVAKCVLFEDERGYVMAVVPASCRVNMDRLERATGRHLELASESELTDIFIGCERGAIPPMGNAYNIPTAIDECLLRVPDVYFEEGDHAGLVHVSGADFRSLGWNTAYGQLGRPV, from the coding sequence ATGAGCATCAATCGGCGACTTCAGTGGTATTTGGACAGTCACCATATCGAGTACGACGTCCTACCTCATGGACATACCAACAGCATGAGCGAGAGCGCGCGGGCTGCGCACGTACCTCGCGGTCTCGTGGCGAAGTGCGTGCTGTTCGAGGACGAGCGGGGCTACGTGATGGCCGTCGTGCCCGCATCATGCCGGGTCAACATGGACAGACTCGAGCGGGCGACCGGACGCCATCTCGAACTCGCTTCAGAGTCAGAGTTGACCGACATCTTCATCGGTTGCGAGCGCGGAGCCATTCCTCCGATGGGGAATGCGTACAACATCCCAACGGCGATCGATGAGTGCTTGCTGCGCGTCCCCGATGTCTACTTCGAAGAAGGTGATCACGCGGGTTTGGTACACGTCTCGGGCGCCGACTTCCGCTCACTCGGCTGGAACACCGCGTATGGGCAGCTCGGTCGCCCCGTTTGA